In Hydractinia symbiolongicarpus strain clone_291-10 chromosome 13, HSymV2.1, whole genome shotgun sequence, a single genomic region encodes these proteins:
- the LOC130623428 gene encoding spliceosome-associated protein CWC15 homolog, with translation MTTAARPTFDTARGGTQRGEGNLSVLSKQYSSRDLPSHTKIKTRQTGQNTTEELRGRDFKRDLIEREKNIRDRSKRSTGGDSHSSSKRARIEPKSTTELDADDAVDDDDEDSDDSDDEDDTAELLAELQRIKRDRAEEIMKKEQEKRQEEERIRTENLLSGNPLLNKQPSDFRVNRRWDDDVVFKNCAKDDDTNKNKGFINDTIRSEFHKRFMDKYVK, from the coding sequence atgacGACTGCTGCAAGACCAACCTTTGATACTGCAAGAGGAGGCACGCAAAGAGGTGAAGGTAATTTGTCAGTTCTTTCTAAACAGTACTCAAGTAGAGATCTGCCATCACACACGAAAATAAAAACGAGACAAACTGGTCAAAATACTACTGAAGAATTACGAGGCCGTGACTTCAAAAGAGATTTAATTGAAAGGGAGAAGAACATTCGCGATAGAAGTAAAAGGTCAACTGGAGGAGACAGTCATTCATCTTCTAAGAGGGCAAGAATTGAACCAAAATCAACAACTGAGCTTGATGCTGATGATGctgttgatgatgatgatgaagattCGGATGACagtgatgatgaagatgatactGCTGAGCTTCTAGCTGAAttgcaaagaataaaaagagatcgtgctgaagaaattatgaaaaaagaacaagaaaaacgCCAAGAAGAGGAAAGAATTCGAACTGAAAACCTGCTATCTGGTAATCCTTTGCTCAATAAACAGCCCTCCGACTTTCGTGTTAATCGTAGATGGGATGATGATGttgtgtttaaaaattgtgcaaAAGATGATgacacaaacaaaaataaaggttttataaatgacacaattcgaTCTGAGTTTCATAAAAGATTTATGGACAAATATGTGAAGTAG
- the LOC130623425 gene encoding probable 18S rRNA (guanine-N(7))-methyltransferase, producing the protein MSAKRPEIQAPPEIFYNDEEARKYTSNTRMIDIQNQMTERALELLALPDDQDCFLLDIGCGSGLSGEVLTEHGHHWIGFDISSSMLDIAVEREVEGDLLELDAGMGVPFRPGTFDGCISISALQWLCNADKKWHNPVKRLHQFFSSLYTSLIRGGKAVFQFYPQNPDQVELITSQAMRAGFTGGVVVDYPNSTRAKKMFLCLFAGVSSATLPKGLGSEGSHNTVNYTGVRERNNNHDRKGKPLKKSKEWIAMKKNRKRRQGKDVRADSKYSGRKRKVHF; encoded by the exons ATGAGTGCGAAAAGGCCTGAAATTCAAGCTCCTCCAGAAATA TTTTACAATGATGAGGAAGCAAGGAAATATACATCAAA TACACGTATGATTGATATCCAAAATCAAATGACTGAAAGAGCTTTGGAACTTTTGGCATTGCCCGATGATCAGGATTGCTTTTTATTGGACATTGG ATGCGGCTCAGGGCTGAGTGGTGAAGTCTTAACAGAGCATGGACATCACTGGATTGGTTTTGATATAAGTTCTTCTATGCTTG ATATTGCAGTTGAACGGGAAGTTGAAGGTGATTTATTGGAATTGGATGCTGGAATGGGTGTTCCATTTCGACCTGGAACATTTGATGGTTGTATAAG CATTTCTGCATTGCAGTGGCTTTGTAATGCTGACAAAAAGTGGCACAATCCAGTGAAAAGACTCCATCAATTTTTTAGCTCCCTCTACACTTCATTG atTCGTGGTGGAAAAgctgtttttcaattttatccacAAAACCCAGATCAG GTTGAATTGATTACTTCGCAAGCCATGAGAGCTGGTTTTACTGGAGGTGTTGTTGTTGATTACCCAAACAGTACAAGAGCAAAGAA AATGTTTTTGTGCTTATTCGCTGGAGTTTCATCAGCCACTTTACCTAAG ggTCTTGGATCAGAAGGTTCTCACAATACTGTTAATTACACCGGCGTAAG AGAGAGAAACAATAATCATGATAGAAAAGGAAAACCTCTGAAGAAAAGTAAAGAATGGATTGCTATGAAAAAAAATCGGAAGAGAAGACAGGGCAAGGA cGTACGAGCTGACTCAAAATATTCAGGAAGAAAGCGAAaagttcatttttaa